The segment CGGTCCGCCCGTTTGCGTTAAAGAGATCATTTCAGTGAAAAACGCAAAGGACGTGGTCGCCATCATTCCCGCGCGCTGCGGATCGAAACGTGTTCCACAAAAGAACCGCCTCGTCATAGGCGACAGATCCCTCCTGGACAGAACCGCCGGCTGCATCGAGCGCTCGGGCTGTATTGACCGGATCATCCTTTCCACCGACGATCCGGATCTTGCCCGGGACGCAGCTTCTTACCCAAGCATTCGGGTCGCCGCCCGCCCGGACCGCCTCGCTGGCGATGACGCAACAACCGAAGACGTGATCCGGCACCTGATCCGGACCGAAAACCTTGCAAAGAGCACAATCGTCCTCCTGCAACTGACGTCGCCCTTTCGTACAGGTAGAGATATCGCGGAGCTTCTTGAGGAAATGCGCAAAACAGCAGCCAAAAGTGGTGTCGCTGTCTGCCGCTGGCGCCTGCCGCCCTCGCCGCCCTTTGGGGAGGTTTCAGACATGCATGTTTTGGGACGTTCACCCCGA is part of the Nisaea sediminum genome and harbors:
- a CDS encoding acylneuraminate cytidylyltransferase family protein — protein: MKNAKDVVAIIPARCGSKRVPQKNRLVIGDRSLLDRTAGCIERSGCIDRIILSTDDPDLARDAASYPSIRVAARPDRLAGDDATTEDVIRHLIRTENLAKSTIVLLQLTSPFRTGRDIAELLEEMRKTAAKSGVAVCRWRLPPSPPFGEVSDMHVLGRSPRIDYSPMRSIHNEHWAINGAMYIFQADEFGRSGKFYDENSAIHVMPNWRSIDIDYQDDVEIATAIAKARNL